CGGCCAGTACTGCGCGAAAAGCGAGCCGCTAAACAATGTGTACAGTTACCGCGACGATAGCCCCTACCGGGACGTGCTGGCGGATTGTGTTTACTCCAACCAGTTGACGGAGGACAACCTGTGCACTCTGGGCACTTTGCCCGTGATCGGCATGACCAGTAACGCCCCGAGCGTGGACCAGATCATGGACCATGTGCTGGTGTCCCACGACTGGATGGGGGAGCGCTTTGAACGATTCCTTGGCGAACTGGACCCCTATGGCGACTTTGCCAATATGCTGCGCGCCACCACCGCGGTGGTGATCTCCAGTGATGTGCGTCCGTCATTTTACTGGATACTCACCGGCGCCATTTATCTCGACCCGGACAGCCTGTGGCTGGCACCGGAAGAGCGGGATGTGATCAGCGAGATACCGGATTACCGCAGCGGTTTTGGCTCTGCGCTCAATTTCGTTACCCCGTGGCGGTATGTAAGAAACAACGACTATGCCTTTTACAGCTATAACACGGCCAGCCGTTTCTCCCGGCCCTTCTATGAGCTGGAGGCGGACCTGGGTTCGTTGCTGTATCACGAACTGGCCCACGCCAATGACGCCATGTCGCAGGGGAGAATTCGCAGCGGGCTGGATCGTGGGGATATTTTCTTCAATCAGTCATCGAGCGGCTCAATGGTGAACGAACTGGTGACCGCGGTTTCCCCTCCGCTGTCTCAGGAGCTGTACGACCTGGCCGAAGTGCGCTCGCGGGGTGCAGAGGCCACGGCCCAGCAGCGCGCCTATACCCCGGGCGATATTGCCGGTTTTTTCTTTCCGGACAGCGCCAATGACTTCTACAGCTACACCACGCCCTGGGAAGACACGGCGATGCTGTTTGAGGAAACCATGATGAGCCTGCGCTACGGTATCGAGCGGGATATCGCGGTGACCAACAAGCCCACCGCACCCACCTCGGCCGATGATTACAAGGTGTCTCAGGGGCAGCGCGGGCGCATCGGTTCCGAGCTGATTCGCCCTCGCGCCAGCACGGCGGTGCAGTATCTGCTGCCGGAAGCCTGGGCAGCGGCCGATGACCATCTGCGCAGTATTGCCCCGGTCGCCATGTGCGCTGGTGAAGGCTGGGGGCAGAACCTGACCCCAGCCTGCGAGGGCCAGTCCGGGTTGTTGCGTTTTGCGGCGCCGCAGCCGAGCCGCGCGGCTCCCATGCCCACCGAGCGCCCGCGCAGCTTTATACCACCCACGCGCTTTTGATCGATAAATACGGGAGGTTGCCAGTGATGAATGCTCTGGGTAAATCAATCCGGCGCGGGCTGGTGGCCAGCGCTTTGCTCTGCGCCAGCGCGGTGGTTGCCGCCGCGCAGCAAACCACCACCATCTTCATGGCCGGCGACTCCACCATGTCGGTCAAGGAGCTCAAGGACTACCCGGAAACTGGTTGGGGCGTGCCTTTTGCGGTGTTTTTTGAAGACGACGTCAGGGTCGATAACCGGGCCATGAACGGCCGCAGTACCCGCACCTTTATCGAGGAGGGGCGCTGGGCCGGCATCATGGACGATCTGCAAAAGGATGATTATGTGATCATCCAGTTCGGCCACAATGACGAGTCCGAGCACAAGAAAGACCGCTACACCACGCCGCAGCAGTACAAGGCAAACCTGTCCCGGTTTATCAACGATGTGCGCGGGGCCGGTGCCGAACCGATCCTGATGTCACCCATCACCCGCCGCTATTTTGATGGTGACAACACTATCAAGCACACCCACCCCTATGCGCCGCTGGTACGGGAAGTGGCCGCACAGGAGAAGGTGGAATTCATCGAAATGGAAGTGGTGACCCGGGAATATTTCCAGGCCATGGGCGATCGCGACAGCGCCCTGCGTTTTATGCACATCGCCCCTGGATTGCACCCCAATTACCCGGTGGGGGTGCGTGACGATACGCACCTGAACCACTTGGGGGCGCGGGAAGTGGCGCAACTGGTGTTGGCGGAGCTGCGCAAGCGTCAGCACCCGCTGAGCGAGCGCTTACGCACACCGGACCCCAAGCATCTGGCACTGAAATACTGAAGTAGGGATTGAGCGGGGGGCGCCTGCAAGGGCAGGCGCGCCAGAGGTGGGAAAGGTCTGGCCGGTCAGGGGCGCAGCAGGTTGGACAGGCGGGCGTTGGGCTTGCCGGCCTTGCGGAAGATCAGGGCGATCTTGCCGATTTCCTGCACCAGCTCCGATTTGCTCTGCTGGCACAGCTCGGCGATCAGCTCCCGGCGCACATCGCGGTCGTTGACCGCCACTTTCACCTTGATCAGCTCGTGATCTTCCAGGGCGCGTTTCAGCTCTTCCAGCACCCCTTCCGTCAGCCCTTTATCGGCTACAGTGACGATTGGTTTGAGGCTGTGGCCACGAGCGCGCAACGCTTTTTTGCGGTCAGCGGTTAAAGGCATACAATACTCCATCCTTAAATCGGGTAACCCGTGCGCGGACAACCCCAGAAATTAGCGATGTATTGTAACTGATGGGCCGATCAAAGAGCAGCCACCGCTGGCTACGCGAACATTTCAATGACCACTACGTCAAGCAATCCCAGAAAGACGGGTACCGCTCGCGTGCGTCCTACAAGCTGCAGGAGCTGCAGGAGAAGGACCGCCTGATCAAACCCGGCATGACCGTGGTCGATCTGGGTGCCGCCCCTGGAGGCTGGTCCCAGGTGGCCGCAGAACTAGTGGGTCACAAGGGCCGCGTGCTGGCCTCCGATATCCTGGAAATGGACGCACTGGCGGGGGTGGATTTCGTTCAGGGCGACTTTACCGAGGAAGCGGTGTTCGACCAGCTGCTGGAAAAGCTGGGAGAAGAGCGCGCCGACCTTGTGATTTCCGATATGGCCCCCAATATGAGTGGAGTGCGCGCCGTGGATCAGCCGGCCTCCATGTATCTGGTGGAGCTGGCGGTGGACATGGCGCGCCAGACCCTGAAGCCCGGGGGCGGATTTGTCGCCAAGGTGTTTCAGGGGGAAGGTTTCGATGAACTGATCCGCGATCTCCGCAGTCAATATCAGACCGTGGTTACCCGCAAACCCGGTGCATCCCGTCCCCGCTCTCGCGAAGTCTACGTTGTAGCGCGCGGCTTCAAGGGATAGGCCGCACTACCGCCCGGGAGCCGCATCCCCGGATGACCAACGAGCCCCGTTGCTTTGGCGCAGGCGGGGCGGTGTGGTACAACGGCACCCTGCGCCGGCAATGGCTGGCGCCCGCTTCCTGTCTTCAGCACTCCTTCTGACGAATACCGCAGGGGCTGGATGACCGGAGCGACAGATGTACGATTTTCGCCGCCTATACTGGGTGGAATGGAATTAGCTGCTAAGGCAATGGCAAGAGGGCATACCCTTTGAACGATATGGCAAAGAATCTGGTGTTGTGGCTGATCATCGCTGCGGTGCTGCTGATGGTCTTTCAAAACTTCAAGCCGCAAACCCGGGACGAGTCCGTCAGCTATTCCGAGTTTGTACAGGATGTACAGTCTGGCCAGATTAAGAGTGCTCTGGTCGATGGCCTGGTCATCACCGGCGAAAAGGCCGATGGCAGCCGTTTCAAGACCATCCAGCCGCAGATCATCGACGACGAGCTCACCAACGAGCTGGTGCGCGGTGGCGTACAGTTCAATGGCCGTGAGCCAGAGTCCCCCAGCATCTGGCAGCAACTGCTGGTGGCCAGCTTCCCGATCCTGATCATCATTGCCGTATTCATGTTCTTCATGCGTCAGATGCAGGGCGGCGCGGGCGGCCGATCCGGCCCCATGGCCTTCGGCAAGAGCAAGGCTCGCCTGTTAGGCGAAGACCAGATCAAAACCACTTTCGCCGATGTGGCGGGTGTGGATGAAGCCAAAGAAGACGTGCAGGAGCTGGTGGAGTTCCTGCGCGACCCGTCTAAATTCCAGCGCCTCGGCGGTGCCATTCCCCGCGGTGTACTGATGGCGGGCCCCCCCGGTACCGGTAAAACCCTGCTGGCCAAGGCCATTGCCGGCGAAGCCAAAGTGCCCTTCTTCTCCATCTCCGGTTCCGACTTCGTGGAAATGTTCGTGGGCGTGGGTGCATCCCGTGTGCGCGATATGTTCGAGCAGGCCAAGAAGCAGGCGCCGTGCATCATCTTTATCGATGAGATCGATGCCGTTGGCCGTCACCGCGGTGCCGGTGTGGGCGGTGGCCACGACGAGCGCGAACAGACCCTCAACCAGCTGCTGGTGGAAATGGACGGTTTTGAAGGCAACGAGGGCGTGATCGTCATCGCCGCCACCAACCGCCCGGACGTGCTCGACTCCGCGCTGCTGCGCCCGGGCCGCTTCGACCGTCAGGTGTTTGTCGGCCTGCCGGATATCCGCGGCCGCGAGCAGATCCTGAAAGTACACATGCGCAAGGTGCCGCTGGACGAGAAAGTCGACCCGCAGACCATTGCCCGCGGTACCCCCGGTTTCTCCGGCGCGGACCTCGCCAACCTGGTGAACGAGGCCGCCCTGTTTGCCGCCCGCGCCAACCGCCGCATGGTCACCATGGAAGAATTCGAGCGCGCCCGCGACAAGATCATGATGGGTGCCGAGCGCAAATCCATGGTGATGAACGAGAAGGAAAAGACCAACACCGCGTACCACGAAGCGGGCCACGCCATCATTGGTCGCCTGGTGCCGGAGCACGATCCAGTGCACAAGGTCACCATCATTCCCCGCGGCCGCGCTCTTGGGGTGACCCAGTTCCTGCCCGAGGAAGACAAATACAGCCTGAGCAAGCGCGCGCTGGAATCCCAGCTGTGCTCTCTGTTCGGCGGCCGTATCGCCGAGGAAATGACCCTGGGTGCCGACGGTGTGACCACCGGTGCCTCCAACGATATCGAGCGCGCCACTGACATCGCCCGCAGCATGGTTACCAAGTGGGGCCTGTCGGAAAAACTCGGCCCGCTGCACTACGGTGAAGATGAAAGCGGCCAGCCCGGTCAAGGCAACCCGATTTCTGGCAAAACCTCTAATGAAATCGACGAGGAAGTACGCCGCATCATCGACACCTGTTACGACCGCGCGCAGAAGCTGCTGGAAGACAATCGGGATATCCTGGAAGCGATGAAAGACGCGCTGATGGAGTACGAAACCCTGGATGCGGAGCAGGTGGACGACCTGATGGCCCGTCGCAAGGTGCGCCCACCGAAAGACTGGCACGACAATGACTACACCGGCGGCGGCCCCGCCGACGAGGTGCCGGAGGCTGACGCCGACGTGAAGCCTAAAGATGGCGACACCCCGGTGGGTGGCCCGGTCAACGGCCACTGAGCGCCAGCGCCCAGCCTGTCCGCCGCCAGCGGCGCGACATGGCACCAGACCTGAAACGGGCCCTCTGGGCCCGTTTTGTTTACCGCCGGTTTATTTCCTCTTTTATTTAGATCGCCTGTCTCGCTTATGAAGTTGCACTGCGGAACCCGCACACTGGATTTGTCCCGCCCACAGGTGATGGGCATTCTCAATACCACCCCCGACTCCTTTTCCGACGGTGGCAGCTACTACGCGGGCGGCGACCTGAATCTCGATCTGGTGCTGTACCGTGCGGAGCAGATGGTGCGCGATGGCGCCGCCATCCTGGATATCGGTGGTGAGTCCACCCGACCGGGTGCCGAGCCGGTATCAGAAGAAGAGGAACTGGCACGGGTCGTGCCAGTGGTGGAGGCCATCAGCCAGCGTCTGGACGTGGTCATCTCCGTGGATACCAGCACCGCGGCGGTCATCCGCGAGTCCGCCGCGGTCGGCGCCGGCCTGATCAACGATGTGCGGGCGCTGACCCGACCCGGAGCACTGCAGGCCGCTGCGGCCACCGATCTGCCTGTCTGCCTGATGCATATGCAGGGGCAGCCCGGCACCATGCAGGCCAAGCCTGAATACAGCGATGTGGTCGCCGAAGTGCGCGAGTACCTTGATCAGCGGCTGGCCGCCTGCATCGAGGCCGGAATCGACCGTGCGCGGGTGATCTACGACCCGGGCTTTGGTTTCGGCAAGAACGACCAGCACAACCTGGCGCTGCTGCGCAGCTTGCCGGAGTTAGCGCCGACGGACGTCCCCCTGCTGGTGGGGCTGTCACGTAAATCCATGATCGGCCGCCTGCTGGGCCGCGAGGTAGAAGAGCGCCTGCCCGGCAGCCTCGCTCTCGCCCTGCTGTCGGCTCAGCGCGGTGCCCGCATTATTCGGGTGCACGATGTGGCAGCCACCGCGGATGTGCTTAAAATGCGCGAGCTTGTAGACTGCGCTTGATAAAAATTAGTAATTGAGAATGAGTTGTAAGATGACCAGAAAATATTTCGGCACCGACGGTATCCGTGGCCTGGTAGGTGAGGGAGCCATCACTCCGGATTTCATGCTGCGCCTCGGCTACGCAGTTGGCAAAGTACTCGGTGCCAGAACCGGCAGTGCGCGCAGCCGCATCCTGATCGGCAAAGACACCCGCGTCTCCGGGTACATGTTTGAGGCCGCGCTGGAAGCCGGCCTGATCAATGCCGGCGTTGATGTGGGCCTGCTCGGCCCCATGCCCACCCCGGCCATCGCCTACCTCACCCGTACCTTCCACGCCCAGGCGGGCATCGTCATCAGCGCCTCGCACAACCCGTACCAGGACAACGGTATCAAGTTCTTCAGCGCCGACGGCAGCAAACTGCCGGACCAGGTGGAAGCCGAGATCGAAGCCGCCCTCGACCTGCCCATGGAAACCGCCAAAGACCTGGGCAAGGCCTGGCGCATTGACGACGCCGTGGGCCGCTACATCGAATTCTGTAAGGCCAGCACCCCCTGGCGCTACTCCCTGCAGGGACTCAACATCGTGCTCGACTGCGCCAACGGCGCTACCTACCACATCGCGCCCAAGGTCTTCCGCGAGCTGGGCGCAGAGGTGCACGCCATTGGTATCCAGCCAGACGGCGTCAATATCAATCTGGAGTGCGGCTCCACCAAGCCCCAGCAACTGCAGAAAGAAGTGGTCGAGCGTGGCGCCGACCTCGGTATCGCCTTTGATGGTGACGGCGACCGGGTCATGTTTGTCGACAAGCACGGCAACCTGGTCGATGGTGACCAGCTGCTGTTCCTGATCGCTATCCACCGCCAGCAGTTCCTTGGCGGCTGCAGCGGGGTAGTGGGCACCCAGATGAGCAACTACGGCTTCGAGCTGGCCCTGCAAGACCGCGCCATTCCCTTCGCCCGCGCCAAAGTAGGCGACCGCTATGTGCTGGAGCAGATGTACAAGAACGGCTGGACCCTGGGCGGGGAGTCCTCCGGACATATCGTGTGTACCGACGTCACCACCACCGGCGACGGCATCATCTCCGCGCTGCAGGTATTGCGCGCGGTCAGTGACTTCGGCGAACCGCTGCACCAGCTCACCGGTAAAATGGAAATGCTGCCTCAGCACATGATCAACGTGCGCCTGGCCAGTCGTGACGGGGTGCTGGAGCACAGCGATGTGCAGGACGCAGTGACCCAGGTGGAGACCAAGCTGGCGGGCAGTGGTCGCGTACTGCTGCGCCCATCGGGAACCGAACCTCTGATCCGGGTCATGGTTGAGGGCAAAGACCCAGAAGTCGTCCAGCAACTGGCGGGGGATATCGCCAAGGTGGTGGAGCGCGTCGGCAACGCCTGACGCGTCCCCGGTGGTGCTCATCCCCAGTGAAAGCCACCGGAACCCCTTGATTAATCAACAGAAAAACCAAGACAAAAATCCATAAATATCCGGAAACGCTGGTTGTATGTTACCGGCAATACCGCTAAGATTTGCGCCCCTTGGAGGAGCACCCATGCGTAAAACCCTGGTAGCTGCCAACTGGAAAATGCACGGCACCAAAGCGTTTGCCGAGCAACTGTTGGCCGAGCTGAACAACGGACTCAAGTCCCGCGAGTGCTCCGCGCAGGTCGTTATTTGCCCGCCGTACCCCTATCTGGGTGTCGTCGCAGGCAACATCGGCCAGGCCCAACTGGGGGCGCAAAACCTCAGCGAGCAGCCCTCCGGTGCCTACACCGGCGAAGTTTCCGCAGAGATGTTGCTGGACTGCGGCGCACGCTACGCCATTGTCGGCCACTCGGAGCGTCGCAGCCTGTATGGTGAAAGCAGCGCACTGGTCGCCGCCAAGTATGCCGCCGCCAAAGCGGCAGGCCTGATCCCGATCCTCTGCGTGGGCGAGTCCCTCGAAGAGCGGGAAGCCGGCAAAACGCTGGAAGTGGTGGCCGAGCAGATTCAGGCGATTGTCGCCCTGGGCCTGCCGGATACCTGGCAGAATGCCGTCGTCGCCTATGAACCCGTGTGGGCCATCGGCACCGGCAAAACCGCCAGCCCGGAGCAGGCGCAGGAAGTGCACCAGTTTATTCGCCAGCAGCTGGGCGAAGCCGGTGGCGAGACGCAAATTCTCTACGGAGGCAGCGTCAAAGCGGCCAATGCCGCAGAACTGTTTGCCAAGCCCGATATTGACGGTGCGCTGGTAGGCGGTGCCTCTCTGAAGGCAGAAGAATTTATTCAGATTTGCTGCGCGGCAGACTGAGCGCAGCAATAAATTTTTGAGCAAGGGCCAACGCCCGACAGCAGGTTTTCTGGACAATGGAAAAACTGGTACTAATCGTACATATCCTCACCGCACTGAGCATCATCGGCCTGATCCTGATGCAGCAGGGCAAGGGTGCGGAAGCAGGCGCCTCCTTTGGTGCCGGCGCGTCTAACACCGTATTCGGCAGCCAGGGCAGCGGAAATTTCTTTTCCCGCTTGACTGCAATTATGGCGACGGTATTCTTCGTCACCAGCTTCGGCCTGGCCGTCCTCGCCAGCCGCGGTGCAGCACCGGAGATCGAAGGTATCCCGCAAGTACCGGCAGCGGTAGAATCCCGCGGACCGGCAGCGACCGAAAGCGACATTCCTGAGCTTCAGGAACAAGCCCCGGCCGCAGACGATCTGCCAGCAGCAGAAGAAGCCCCTCAGGCTGAACTGCCAGAAGCCGGCAGCGAAGAGACTGAGGAGCAGCCTCAGTAAGCCGCAAGGCTAAATCAAAAACTGTAAAGTTTTTGCCCAGGTGGTGGAATTGGTAGACACGCTATCTTGAGGGGGTAGTGAGCTATGCTCGTGCGGGTTCAAGTCCCGCCCTGGGCACCACATTGAAAGCCGGACCTTTCATGAGTTCGGTATCCTTCCGAAAGCCCCGCATCGCGGGGCTTTTGTGTTTCTAGCGGCAATAATCTGACCCTGTAGGCTATTTCACTCGCAGCCCTTCTAAGCAATACTTCAAGCACTACGTGACCGATAGAGTTGACGTTTGCATGTGCTCTCATGCTTCTGCCGCAAATAATTCATGTTATCAGTCTCCCCCATTGGAGATATCCGGCGCCATTGGTACCCTGGATAAAAATAATCAAAAGTGACT
The nucleotide sequence above comes from Microbulbifer salipaludis. Encoded proteins:
- the secG gene encoding preprotein translocase subunit SecG; this encodes MEKLVLIVHILTALSIIGLILMQQGKGAEAGASFGAGASNTVFGSQGSGNFFSRLTAIMATVFFVTSFGLAVLASRGAAPEIEGIPQVPAAVESRGPAATESDIPELQEQAPAADDLPAAEEAPQAELPEAGSEETEEQPQ
- a CDS encoding rhamnogalacturonan acetylesterase — encoded protein: MNALGKSIRRGLVASALLCASAVVAAAQQTTTIFMAGDSTMSVKELKDYPETGWGVPFAVFFEDDVRVDNRAMNGRSTRTFIEEGRWAGIMDDLQKDDYVIIQFGHNDESEHKKDRYTTPQQYKANLSRFINDVRGAGAEPILMSPITRRYFDGDNTIKHTHPYAPLVREVAAQEKVEFIEMEVVTREYFQAMGDRDSALRFMHIAPGLHPNYPVGVRDDTHLNHLGAREVAQLVLAELRKRQHPLSERLRTPDPKHLALKY
- the yhbY gene encoding ribosome assembly RNA-binding protein YhbY, whose product is MPLTADRKKALRARGHSLKPIVTVADKGLTEGVLEELKRALEDHELIKVKVAVNDRDVRRELIAELCQQSKSELVQEIGKIALIFRKAGKPNARLSNLLRP
- the folP gene encoding dihydropteroate synthase, with translation MKLHCGTRTLDLSRPQVMGILNTTPDSFSDGGSYYAGGDLNLDLVLYRAEQMVRDGAAILDIGGESTRPGAEPVSEEEELARVVPVVEAISQRLDVVISVDTSTAAVIRESAAVGAGLINDVRALTRPGALQAAAATDLPVCLMHMQGQPGTMQAKPEYSDVVAEVREYLDQRLAACIEAGIDRARVIYDPGFGFGKNDQHNLALLRSLPELAPTDVPLLVGLSRKSMIGRLLGREVEERLPGSLALALLSAQRGARIIRVHDVAATADVLKMRELVDCA
- the tpiA gene encoding triose-phosphate isomerase, with protein sequence MRKTLVAANWKMHGTKAFAEQLLAELNNGLKSRECSAQVVICPPYPYLGVVAGNIGQAQLGAQNLSEQPSGAYTGEVSAEMLLDCGARYAIVGHSERRSLYGESSALVAAKYAAAKAAGLIPILCVGESLEEREAGKTLEVVAEQIQAIVALGLPDTWQNAVVAYEPVWAIGTGKTASPEQAQEVHQFIRQQLGEAGGETQILYGGSVKAANAAELFAKPDIDGALVGGASLKAEEFIQICCAAD
- the rlmE gene encoding 23S rRNA (uridine(2552)-2'-O)-methyltransferase RlmE — protein: MGRSKSSHRWLREHFNDHYVKQSQKDGYRSRASYKLQELQEKDRLIKPGMTVVDLGAAPGGWSQVAAELVGHKGRVLASDILEMDALAGVDFVQGDFTEEAVFDQLLEKLGEERADLVISDMAPNMSGVRAVDQPASMYLVELAVDMARQTLKPGGGFVAKVFQGEGFDELIRDLRSQYQTVVTRKPGASRPRSREVYVVARGFKG
- the glmM gene encoding phosphoglucosamine mutase gives rise to the protein MTRKYFGTDGIRGLVGEGAITPDFMLRLGYAVGKVLGARTGSARSRILIGKDTRVSGYMFEAALEAGLINAGVDVGLLGPMPTPAIAYLTRTFHAQAGIVISASHNPYQDNGIKFFSADGSKLPDQVEAEIEAALDLPMETAKDLGKAWRIDDAVGRYIEFCKASTPWRYSLQGLNIVLDCANGATYHIAPKVFRELGAEVHAIGIQPDGVNINLECGSTKPQQLQKEVVERGADLGIAFDGDGDRVMFVDKHGNLVDGDQLLFLIAIHRQQFLGGCSGVVGTQMSNYGFELALQDRAIPFARAKVGDRYVLEQMYKNGWTLGGESSGHIVCTDVTTTGDGIISALQVLRAVSDFGEPLHQLTGKMEMLPQHMINVRLASRDGVLEHSDVQDAVTQVETKLAGSGRVLLRPSGTEPLIRVMVEGKDPEVVQQLAGDIAKVVERVGNA
- the ftsH gene encoding ATP-dependent zinc metalloprotease FtsH encodes the protein MAKNLVLWLIIAAVLLMVFQNFKPQTRDESVSYSEFVQDVQSGQIKSALVDGLVITGEKADGSRFKTIQPQIIDDELTNELVRGGVQFNGREPESPSIWQQLLVASFPILIIIAVFMFFMRQMQGGAGGRSGPMAFGKSKARLLGEDQIKTTFADVAGVDEAKEDVQELVEFLRDPSKFQRLGGAIPRGVLMAGPPGTGKTLLAKAIAGEAKVPFFSISGSDFVEMFVGVGASRVRDMFEQAKKQAPCIIFIDEIDAVGRHRGAGVGGGHDEREQTLNQLLVEMDGFEGNEGVIVIAATNRPDVLDSALLRPGRFDRQVFVGLPDIRGREQILKVHMRKVPLDEKVDPQTIARGTPGFSGADLANLVNEAALFAARANRRMVTMEEFERARDKIMMGAERKSMVMNEKEKTNTAYHEAGHAIIGRLVPEHDPVHKVTIIPRGRALGVTQFLPEEDKYSLSKRALESQLCSLFGGRIAEEMTLGADGVTTGASNDIERATDIARSMVTKWGLSEKLGPLHYGEDESGQPGQGNPISGKTSNEIDEEVRRIIDTCYDRAQKLLEDNRDILEAMKDALMEYETLDAEQVDDLMARRKVRPPKDWHDNDYTGGGPADEVPEADADVKPKDGDTPVGGPVNGH